The following are from one region of the Rhodanobacter sp. LX-99 genome:
- the mrcB gene encoding penicillin-binding protein 1B, translating into MALMTRTRSFARRCWPWLRIPFWIGMGLLFGFVLPYTLVLNKRVQDRFNELVFAVPTKVYARPLPLAAGTPMTPAALELELTFAGYSNDGKGQVAGSWVKQGARYTIASRGYAGPDGGELPKRIRVTLGRGTVQSVQDAASGKPIELAHLDPARIATLYGASQEERRFVRLADVPPLLVSGLQAVEDRDFNHHIGIDVSAIARAAFANLRAGHTVQGGSTLTQQLVRNLFLSRDQNLTRKINEALMSLLLEAHYSKGRILEAYVNDVFLGQQGGQAVHGFAAASEFYFGRRLEDLRPQEIALLVGMVKGPSYYDPRRSPQRALTRRNLVLQEFFETNLISAGQLNAAQAAPLDIVKNGQLPHNRFPAFMDLVRKQITADFDEQALREGNLSIFTTLDPAAQLYTEQAITSTLKGLGKRGDGVQAAAVVTDAHSGSVLAVVGSKTPGDPGFNRALDSRRPIGSTIKPFVYLVALTQPERWNLASMMDDSPVSMRQPDGSYWTPQNDDHRSHDPLIMVDALAHSWNLATIHLGLQVGLPRIQAFLKSFGIGDINPSPSLLIGALDLAPLQLAQLYQYLAADGHALPLVAVRGVLDGNGRTIKRYQVQGGRGEYQEAVRLTTWAMQQVAEYGTASALGNSALASLHAAGKTGTSNDMRDSWFAGFTGEHLAVFWMGRDDNKPTTLFGASGGLRAWRDLFAKLPSRPLSAAPGEGLEMAWINPASGKRTEPQCEGAQQVPVIADTLPADTEGCFWQGIQSLFGGSDNPPPPATGAIPAAPGAPSGN; encoded by the coding sequence TTGGCCTTGATGACCCGTACTCGCTCGTTTGCGCGCCGCTGCTGGCCGTGGCTGCGCATCCCGTTCTGGATCGGCATGGGCCTGCTGTTCGGCTTCGTGCTGCCGTACACGCTGGTACTGAACAAGCGGGTGCAGGACCGCTTCAACGAGCTGGTGTTCGCGGTGCCCACCAAGGTCTACGCGCGGCCCTTGCCGCTGGCCGCCGGCACGCCGATGACGCCGGCGGCGCTGGAACTGGAACTGACCTTCGCCGGCTACAGCAACGACGGCAAGGGCCAGGTCGCCGGCAGCTGGGTGAAGCAGGGCGCGCGCTACACGATCGCCTCGCGCGGCTACGCTGGTCCGGACGGCGGCGAGCTGCCCAAGCGCATCCGCGTCACGCTGGGTCGGGGCACGGTGCAGTCGGTGCAGGACGCCGCCAGCGGCAAGCCGATCGAACTCGCCCACCTGGACCCGGCGCGCATCGCCACGCTGTACGGCGCCAGCCAGGAGGAGCGCCGCTTCGTGCGCCTGGCCGACGTGCCGCCGCTGCTGGTCAGCGGCCTGCAGGCGGTCGAGGACCGCGACTTCAACCATCACATCGGCATCGACGTCAGCGCGATCGCGCGCGCCGCGTTCGCCAACCTGCGCGCCGGGCATACCGTGCAGGGTGGCTCCACGCTGACCCAGCAACTGGTGCGCAACCTGTTCCTCAGCCGCGACCAGAACCTCACGCGCAAGATCAACGAGGCGCTGATGTCGCTGCTGCTGGAGGCGCACTACAGCAAGGGGCGCATCCTCGAGGCCTACGTCAACGACGTGTTCCTTGGCCAGCAGGGCGGGCAGGCCGTGCACGGTTTCGCGGCGGCGTCGGAGTTCTACTTCGGCCGCCGGCTGGAGGACCTGCGGCCGCAGGAGATCGCGCTGCTGGTGGGCATGGTGAAGGGGCCGAGCTACTACGATCCGCGCCGCTCGCCGCAGCGCGCGCTGACCCGGCGCAACCTGGTGCTGCAGGAATTCTTCGAGACCAACCTGATCAGCGCAGGGCAGCTCAATGCCGCGCAGGCGGCGCCGCTGGACATCGTCAAGAACGGCCAGCTGCCGCACAACCGCTTCCCCGCCTTCATGGACCTGGTGCGCAAGCAGATCACCGCCGACTTCGACGAGCAGGCGCTGCGCGAGGGCAACCTGTCGATCTTCACCACGCTCGACCCGGCCGCGCAGCTGTACACCGAGCAGGCGATCACCAGCACGCTGAAGGGCCTGGGCAAGCGCGGCGACGGCGTGCAGGCGGCCGCGGTGGTGACCGATGCGCACAGCGGCAGCGTGCTGGCCGTGGTCGGCAGCAAGACGCCGGGCGACCCGGGCTTCAACCGCGCGCTGGATTCGCGCCGGCCGATCGGCTCGACGATCAAGCCGTTCGTCTACCTGGTTGCGCTGACCCAGCCGGAGCGCTGGAACCTCGCCAGCATGATGGACGACAGCCCGGTCAGCATGCGCCAGCCCGACGGCAGCTACTGGACGCCGCAGAACGACGACCACCGCAGCCACGATCCGCTGATCATGGTCGACGCGCTGGCGCATTCGTGGAACCTGGCGACGATCCACCTCGGGCTGCAGGTGGGCCTGCCGCGGATCCAGGCGTTCCTGAAATCGTTCGGCATCGGCGACATCAACCCCAGCCCGTCGCTCCTGATCGGTGCGCTCGACCTGGCGCCGCTGCAGCTGGCCCAGCTGTACCAGTACCTTGCCGCCGACGGCCATGCGCTGCCGCTGGTGGCGGTGCGCGGCGTGCTCGACGGCAACGGCCGCACCATCAAGCGCTACCAGGTGCAGGGCGGCCGCGGCGAATACCAGGAAGCGGTGCGGCTGACCACCTGGGCGATGCAGCAGGTGGCCGAGTACGGCACCGCCAGCGCGCTGGGCAATTCCGCGCTGGCCTCGCTGCACGCCGCCGGCAAGACCGGCACCAGCAACGACATGCGCGACAGCTGGTTCGCCGGCTTCACCGGCGAGCACCTGGCGGTGTTCTGGATGGGCCGCGACGACAACAAGCCGACCACCCTGTTCGGCGCCAGCGGCGGCCTGCGCGCATGGCGCGACCTGTTCGCCAAGCTGCCGAGCCGGCCGCTGTCGGCCGCACCCGGCGAGGGGCTGGAGATGGCCTGGATCAACCCGGCCAGCGGCAAACGCACCGAGCCGCAATGCGAGGGTGCGCAGCAGGTGCCGGTGATCGCCGATACCTTGCCGGCCGACACCGAGGGCTGTTTCTGGCAGGGCATCCAGAGCCTGTTCGGCGGCAGCGACAATCCACCCCCACCGGCTACTGGCGCCATACCTGCCGCGCCCGGCGCACCGAGCGGAAACTGA
- a CDS encoding NAD-dependent epimerase/dehydratase family protein produces the protein MTVLVFGGSSQIGHFLLPRLLASGEQALALSRQPRPAQAGVEWLQGTLPDRVPPLPPLSAIISFGPLQGLADWLAQATLADAPRVIATSSMSAETKRDSSVPAERALARRLRDGEAALAAACERHGCAWTVLRPTLVYGAGLDKSLTPIARRAMRLRVFPLPAGRGLRQPVHADDIAQAVLAALECQAAAGRILPIGGGERLRSGEMFARVRGSLSRSTVPLPLPAWLLRLGQRALPPLRGPLSRLDSDLVADNGELQRLLGIRPRPFRPDPAMWVPPR, from the coding sequence ATGACGGTACTGGTGTTCGGGGGCAGCAGCCAGATCGGCCATTTCCTGTTGCCGCGCCTGCTCGCCAGCGGCGAGCAGGCGCTGGCCTTGAGCCGGCAGCCGCGACCCGCGCAAGCCGGCGTGGAGTGGCTGCAGGGAACCTTGCCCGATCGCGTGCCGCCGCTGCCGCCGCTGTCGGCGATCATCAGTTTCGGCCCGCTGCAGGGGCTGGCCGACTGGCTGGCGCAGGCCACCCTGGCCGACGCGCCGCGGGTGATCGCCACCAGCTCGATGAGCGCCGAGACCAAGCGCGATTCCAGCGTGCCGGCCGAGCGCGCCCTCGCGCGCCGGCTGCGCGACGGCGAGGCCGCGCTGGCCGCCGCCTGCGAGCGGCACGGCTGCGCCTGGACCGTGCTGCGGCCGACCCTGGTCTACGGCGCCGGCCTGGACAAGAGCCTCACCCCGATCGCCCGGCGCGCGATGCGGCTGCGAGTGTTTCCGCTGCCGGCCGGGCGCGGCCTGCGCCAGCCGGTGCATGCGGACGACATCGCGCAGGCGGTGCTGGCTGCGCTGGAGTGCCAGGCCGCGGCCGGCCGGATCCTGCCGATCGGCGGCGGCGAACGGCTGCGTTCCGGCGAAATGTTCGCGCGGGTGCGCGGCAGCCTGTCGCGCAGCACCGTGCCCTTGCCGTTGCCGGCGTGGCTGCTGCGTCTGGGCCAGCGCGCGCTGCCGCCGTTGCGCGGCCCGCTGAGCCGGCTCGACAGCGACCTGGTCGCCGACAACGGCGAGTTGCAGCGCCTGCTCGGCATCCGTCCGCGACCGTTCCGCCCCGACCCCGCGATGTGGGTGCCGCCGCGCTAG
- a CDS encoding bifunctional (p)ppGpp synthetase/guanosine-3',5'-bis(diphosphate) 3'-pyrophosphohydrolase, which produces MVQAVSIAVPGLQSWRDRAGTLPPVLADALDACATRAVDQAECADVLDLLGMLGCDARTQAAAVWFELARVDPAWWAERRAKLPAELQRLVDGQQAAEQVWALHAQRPPQGAAEGLRRLLLAIVRDLRVVFVLLARQLARMRAAAAAPEAERQALARLTRDIHAPLANRLGIWQLKWELEDLAFRYLQPETYRRIADLLDERRTDREAFIRDSLDELQRALEAAGIHAELAGRPKHIYSIWKKMQRKSLDFSDLYDIRAVRVLVDNITDCYAALGVVHSLWPHLPGEFDDYIARPKANGYQSLHTAVLGPAGKTLEVQIRTREMHRANELGVAAHWRYKEGGSSDAEFEAKIAWMRKLLDTRGEDDSTLAAELQTELLEDRVYLLTPKGEVFDLARGATVLDFAYLVHTEVGHRCRGAKVNGRIVPLTFQPQSGDRVEILTAKVAEPSRDWLSPHHGYLNTARAKDKVRAWFRKIAHDANLAVGRSMFERELKRLALSNADVGKLPAHFHLKSQDELLIALALGEITPGQIARVLQEAAQPPEPAVTQSGAPVASRHATLDHSALSIEGIGNLLTTLARCCQPLPGDPVRGFITKGRGVSVHRADCGSLARLARRDPDRVIEVSWGSAAAQAYEVDIELRGYDRKGLQKDVTSVVSNAGTHIIASSSRLFVHTGEVEMRFTLRVRDFEQLSTLLGKLLALPNVIDVRRVGVG; this is translated from the coding sequence ATGGTTCAAGCCGTTTCCATCGCCGTCCCCGGCCTGCAGTCATGGCGCGACCGCGCCGGTACGCTGCCGCCGGTGCTGGCCGACGCGCTGGATGCTTGCGCCACCCGTGCGGTGGATCAGGCCGAGTGCGCCGACGTGCTGGACCTGCTCGGCATGCTCGGCTGCGACGCGCGGACCCAGGCGGCGGCGGTGTGGTTCGAACTGGCGCGGGTCGACCCGGCATGGTGGGCGGAGCGGCGCGCGAAGTTGCCGGCCGAACTGCAGCGGCTGGTCGACGGCCAGCAGGCGGCCGAACAGGTGTGGGCGCTGCATGCGCAACGGCCGCCGCAGGGTGCAGCCGAGGGCCTGCGCCGGCTGCTGCTGGCGATCGTGCGCGACCTGCGCGTGGTGTTCGTGCTGCTGGCGCGGCAACTGGCGCGGATGCGCGCGGCGGCGGCCGCGCCGGAGGCCGAACGCCAGGCGCTGGCGCGGCTGACCCGCGACATCCATGCCCCGCTGGCGAACCGGCTCGGCATCTGGCAGCTGAAGTGGGAGCTGGAAGACCTGGCATTCCGCTACCTGCAACCGGAAACCTACCGCCGCATCGCGGACCTGCTCGACGAGCGCCGCACCGATCGCGAGGCGTTCATCCGCGACTCGCTGGACGAACTGCAGCGCGCGCTGGAAGCGGCCGGCATCCATGCCGAGCTGGCCGGGCGGCCGAAGCACATCTATTCGATATGGAAGAAGATGCAGCGCAAGTCGCTGGATTTTTCCGACCTGTACGACATCCGCGCGGTGCGCGTGCTGGTCGATAACATCACCGACTGCTACGCCGCGCTGGGCGTGGTGCATTCGCTGTGGCCGCACCTGCCGGGCGAGTTCGACGACTACATCGCGCGGCCCAAGGCGAACGGCTACCAGTCGTTGCACACCGCGGTGCTGGGGCCGGCCGGCAAGACCCTGGAAGTGCAGATCCGCACCCGCGAGATGCACCGCGCCAACGAACTGGGCGTGGCCGCGCACTGGCGCTACAAGGAAGGCGGCAGCAGCGACGCCGAGTTCGAGGCGAAGATCGCCTGGATGCGCAAGCTGCTGGATACGCGCGGCGAGGACGACAGCACGCTGGCCGCCGAGCTGCAGACCGAACTGCTGGAAGACCGCGTCTACCTGCTGACCCCGAAAGGCGAGGTGTTCGACCTGGCGCGCGGCGCCACCGTGCTGGACTTCGCCTACCTGGTGCATACCGAGGTGGGCCATCGCTGCCGCGGCGCCAAGGTCAACGGCCGCATCGTGCCGCTGACGTTCCAGCCGCAAAGCGGCGACCGGGTGGAGATCCTCACCGCGAAGGTGGCCGAGCCCAGCCGCGACTGGCTGTCGCCGCACCACGGCTACCTCAACACCGCGCGGGCGAAAGACAAGGTGCGCGCTTGGTTCCGCAAGATCGCCCACGACGCGAACCTCGCGGTGGGCCGCAGCATGTTCGAGCGCGAGCTGAAGCGGCTTGCCCTGTCGAATGCGGACGTGGGCAAGCTGCCGGCGCACTTCCACCTGAAGAGCCAGGACGAGCTGCTGATCGCGCTGGCGCTGGGCGAAATCACCCCCGGCCAGATCGCCCGCGTGCTGCAGGAGGCGGCGCAGCCGCCGGAACCGGCGGTCACCCAGTCGGGCGCGCCGGTGGCTTCGCGCCACGCCACGCTCGACCACAGTGCGCTCAGCATCGAGGGCATCGGCAACCTGCTGACCACGCTGGCGCGTTGCTGCCAGCCGCTGCCCGGCGACCCGGTGCGCGGTTTCATCACCAAGGGCCGCGGCGTTTCGGTGCATCGCGCCGACTGCGGCAGCCTGGCGCGGCTGGCGCGGCGCGACCCGGACCGGGTGATCGAGGTGAGCTGGGGCAGCGCCGCCGCGCAGGCGTACGAGGTCGACATCGAACTGCGCGGCTACGACCGCAAGGGACTGCAGAAGGACGTCACCAGCGTCGTCAGCAACGCCGGGACCCACATCATCGCCTCGTCCAGCCGGCTGTTCGTGCACACCGGCGAGGTGGAGATGCGCTTCACCCTGCGCGTGCGCGACTTCGAACAGCTGTCGACCCTGCTCGGCAAGCTGCTGGCGCTGCCGAACGTGATCGACGTGCGCCGGGTCGGCGTCGGCTGA
- the hrpA gene encoding ATP-dependent RNA helicase HrpA, which translates to MNDAQPPATDPTADPGLRRLRRKLDAVCSRDFGRLLGRWRALSRRPDEKKLGALVADIERSAAKRRARVAAKPPIRLDESLPISARGEDIVKLIREHQVVVIAGETGSGKTTQLPKLCLAAGRGEAGMIGCTQPRRLAARSVARRVAEELGTPLGEVVGFQVRFNDQVSERSLIKFMTDGILLAETQGDPWLSAYDTIIIDEAHERSLNIDFLLGYLKRLALKRPELKIIVTSATIDTARFAEHFDGAPVVEVEGRAYPVELRWRSLDEIAARQGRGKDMQQGSAEHIAAVLDEITHDDPRGDVLVFLPGEREIRDAHQLLSRRQYRETEIMPLYARLSAGDQDRVFKPGVKRRVVLATNVAETSLTVPRIRYVIDTGTARVKRYSQRSQLERLHVEPVSQAAADQRKGRCGRVGPGICYRLYDEADFAGRAAFTDPELLRSSLANVILRMLALQLGEVDEFPFLEAPDPRVVADGFRRLTEISAIDDARRLTPIGRTLARLPIDVQLARMLVEGGKLHALRELLTIVSFLSIQDPRERPGDARQQADAAHAAFADPKSDFVGVLNLWRAYHDAHEELTQSKLRDWCSRHFLSFMRMREWRELHRQLLLVVQELGWKLDVSPSAQGEARSAPPPARRGRLGGGEALKVKGTLPQPSPASRGGSESDAERLYESVHRALLAGLPTQVGRKDEKGVYQSTRERKFQVFPGSALAKAPPNWIFSAQILDVGGRVWGMANARVEPLWIEQQAAHLLRMSCRDAHWSKKRGCVVAYEQVSLFGLVLVEKRPVTFQQRDPALAHAIFLREALVRGDIDSADHGRSSAAGAGRAGAAVDFVRANQRVLEEALGIEAKQRREGLIRHEDDLVAFFEGKLPEDVASSRALDAWYRKARPAEQAALRWSLDDVLVGGAGLDAKAFPAALEIPPLAMDGRVPRAQDAQERPQRYKLEYRFVPGDEADGVTLHLPLAMLNALPPDRCEWLVPGLLADKVAELIRGLPKALRRNFVPAPDFARAFAEAESPRDESLAKALATFLKRTTGVDIAAGDFAAVELPPHFLMRYRLHDERGKTLAGSRDLAALRGQWEGQAREAFSRKTDIELTREDVSSWDFEEIPAQVRSDGGLAAFPALVDLGETVALRVFERGDEARAAHRQGVVRLLRNALASEAKQARRRLPIGNALALQYAPLGGVDGLRQDLLEGGFADLLEQHELDVRTAAAFEKLRAQFSRELFGAGVERLKLAEPVIEAQAELKPWLQPPLLGFARASYDDLREQFDALLPPGFLRDLPPARLAHYPRYLRAMRLRAERLRLDPAKDQQRMLQVLPYWRAYLQHRAAGADAAELAELRWLIEEWRVSLFAQELKTAEPVSAKRLAKALAALG; encoded by the coding sequence ATGAACGATGCCCAGCCGCCCGCTACCGATCCCACCGCCGATCCCGGCCTGCGCCGGCTGCGCCGGAAACTGGACGCGGTGTGCAGCCGCGATTTCGGTCGCCTGCTGGGTCGCTGGCGTGCGTTGTCGCGCCGGCCGGACGAGAAGAAGTTGGGGGCGCTGGTGGCGGATATCGAGCGCTCCGCGGCCAAACGCCGCGCCCGGGTGGCCGCCAAGCCGCCGATCCGGCTGGACGAGTCGCTGCCGATCAGCGCGCGCGGCGAGGACATCGTCAAGCTGATCCGCGAGCACCAGGTGGTGGTGATCGCCGGCGAGACCGGCTCGGGCAAGACCACCCAGCTGCCGAAACTGTGCCTGGCCGCCGGCCGCGGCGAGGCCGGCATGATCGGCTGCACCCAGCCGCGCCGGCTGGCCGCGCGCTCGGTGGCGCGCCGCGTGGCGGAGGAGCTGGGCACGCCGCTGGGCGAGGTCGTGGGTTTCCAGGTGCGCTTCAACGACCAGGTGTCCGAGCGCAGCCTGATCAAGTTCATGACCGACGGCATCCTGCTCGCCGAGACCCAGGGCGATCCGTGGCTCAGCGCGTACGACACCATCATCATCGACGAGGCGCACGAGCGCAGCCTCAACATCGACTTCCTGCTCGGCTACCTCAAGCGGCTGGCGCTGAAGCGGCCGGAGCTGAAGATCATCGTGACCTCGGCGACGATCGACACCGCACGCTTCGCCGAGCATTTCGACGGCGCGCCGGTGGTCGAGGTGGAAGGGCGCGCGTATCCGGTCGAGCTGCGCTGGCGCTCGCTGGACGAGATCGCCGCGCGGCAGGGCCGCGGCAAGGACATGCAGCAGGGCAGCGCCGAACACATCGCCGCGGTGCTCGACGAGATCACCCACGACGACCCGCGCGGCGACGTGCTGGTGTTCCTGCCCGGCGAGCGCGAGATCCGCGACGCGCACCAGCTGCTGTCGCGCCGGCAGTACCGCGAGACGGAGATCATGCCGCTGTACGCGCGGCTCTCCGCCGGCGACCAGGACCGCGTGTTCAAGCCCGGCGTGAAGCGCCGCGTGGTGCTGGCCACCAACGTCGCCGAGACCTCGCTCACGGTGCCGCGCATCCGCTACGTGATCGACACCGGCACCGCGCGTGTCAAGCGCTACAGCCAGCGCAGCCAGCTCGAACGGCTGCACGTGGAACCGGTGTCGCAGGCTGCCGCCGACCAGCGCAAGGGCCGCTGCGGCCGCGTGGGGCCGGGCATCTGCTATCGCCTGTACGACGAGGCGGATTTCGCCGGCCGCGCCGCGTTCACCGACCCGGAACTGCTGCGCTCGTCGCTGGCCAACGTGATCCTGCGCATGCTGGCGCTGCAGCTGGGCGAGGTGGACGAGTTCCCGTTCCTGGAGGCGCCCGACCCGCGCGTGGTCGCCGACGGCTTCCGCCGGCTCACCGAGATATCCGCGATCGACGATGCGCGCAGGCTCACGCCGATCGGCCGCACGCTGGCGCGGTTGCCGATCGACGTGCAGCTGGCGCGCATGCTGGTGGAAGGCGGGAAGCTGCATGCCTTGCGCGAACTGCTCACCATCGTGTCCTTCCTCAGCATCCAGGACCCGCGCGAGCGCCCGGGCGATGCACGCCAGCAGGCCGACGCCGCGCACGCCGCGTTCGCCGACCCGAAGTCCGACTTCGTCGGCGTGCTGAACCTGTGGCGCGCCTATCACGACGCCCACGAGGAACTGACCCAGTCGAAGCTGCGCGACTGGTGCTCGCGGCATTTCCTCAGCTTCATGCGCATGCGCGAATGGCGCGAGCTGCATCGGCAGCTGCTGCTGGTGGTGCAGGAGTTGGGATGGAAGCTGGATGTTTCCCCTTCCGCGCAGGGCGAAGCGCGCTCTGCTCCTCCCCCTGCGCGCAGGGGGAGGTTGGGAGGGGGTGAAGCTCTTAAGGTCAAAGGCACCCTACCCCAGCCCTCCCCTGCGAGCAGGGGAGGGAGCGAGAGCGACGCCGAGCGGCTGTACGAATCGGTTCACCGCGCCTTGCTCGCCGGTCTGCCCACCCAGGTCGGCCGCAAGGACGAAAAGGGCGTGTACCAGAGCACGCGTGAGCGCAAGTTCCAGGTATTCCCCGGTTCGGCGCTGGCCAAGGCACCGCCGAACTGGATCTTCTCCGCGCAGATCCTCGACGTCGGTGGGCGCGTGTGGGGCATGGCGAATGCGCGCGTGGAACCGCTGTGGATCGAGCAGCAGGCGGCGCACCTGCTGCGCATGAGTTGCCGCGACGCGCACTGGTCGAAGAAACGCGGCTGCGTGGTGGCGTACGAACAGGTCAGCCTGTTCGGCCTGGTGCTGGTGGAGAAGCGGCCGGTCACGTTCCAGCAACGGGATCCCGCGCTGGCCCACGCGATCTTCCTGCGCGAGGCGCTGGTGCGCGGAGACATCGACAGCGCCGACCATGGAAGGTCAAGTGCTGCGGGTGCAGGACGTGCAGGAGCAGCCGTCGATTTCGTGCGCGCGAATCAGCGCGTTTTGGAGGAAGCGCTCGGCATCGAGGCGAAGCAGCGCCGCGAGGGTTTGATCCGTCACGAGGATGATCTGGTCGCCTTCTTCGAGGGCAAGCTGCCCGAGGACGTCGCCAGCAGCCGCGCGCTGGACGCGTGGTACCGCAAGGCGCGTCCGGCCGAACAGGCCGCGCTGCGCTGGTCGCTGGACGACGTGCTGGTCGGTGGCGCGGGACTGGATGCGAAGGCTTTTCCCGCCGCCCTGGAGATTCCGCCGCTGGCCATGGATGGTCGAGTGCCGCGGGCGCAGGATGCGCAGGAGCGGCCGCAGCGCTACAAACTCGAATACCGCTTCGTCCCCGGCGACGAGGCCGATGGCGTCACCCTGCACCTGCCGCTGGCGATGTTGAACGCGCTGCCGCCGGACCGCTGCGAATGGCTGGTGCCCGGCCTGCTCGCCGACAAGGTGGCCGAACTGATCCGCGGCCTGCCGAAGGCGCTGCGCCGCAACTTCGTGCCCGCGCCGGATTTCGCCCGTGCGTTTGCCGAGGCCGAGTCGCCGCGCGACGAATCGCTGGCGAAGGCGCTGGCCACGTTCCTGAAGCGCACCACCGGCGTCGACATTGCCGCGGGCGACTTCGCCGCCGTCGAACTGCCGCCGCACTTCCTGATGCGCTACCGCCTGCATGACGAGCGCGGCAAGACGCTGGCCGGCAGTCGCGACCTCGCCGCATTGCGCGGGCAGTGGGAAGGCCAGGCGCGCGAGGCGTTCTCGCGCAAGACCGACATCGAGCTGACCCGCGAAGATGTGAGCAGCTGGGATTTCGAGGAGATTCCCGCGCAGGTGCGTTCCGACGGCGGCCTCGCCGCGTTCCCGGCGCTGGTCGACCTGGGCGAGACGGTGGCGTTGCGCGTGTTCGAGCGCGGCGACGAGGCGCGCGCGGCGCACCGGCAAGGCGTGGTGCGGCTGCTGCGCAATGCGCTGGCCAGCGAGGCGAAGCAGGCGCGCCGGCGCCTGCCGATCGGCAATGCGCTGGCCTTGCAGTACGCACCGCTTGGCGGTGTGGACGGGTTGCGCCAGGACCTGCTCGAAGGCGGCTTCGCCGACCTGCTCGAACAGCATGAGCTGGACGTGCGCACCGCCGCTGCGTTCGAGAAGCTGCGCGCACAGTTTTCGCGCGAGCTGTTCGGCGCCGGTGTCGAACGGCTGAAACTGGCAGAACCGGTGATCGAGGCGCAGGCCGAACTCAAGCCGTGGCTGCAGCCGCCGCTGCTGGGCTTCGCCCGTGCCAGCTACGACGACCTGCGCGAACAGTTCGACGCGCTGCTCCCTCCAGGCTTCCTGCGCGATTTGCCGCCGGCGCGGCTGGCGCACTACCCGCGTTACCTCAGGGCGATGCGCCTGCGCGCCGAACGCCTGCGCCTGGATCCGGCGAAAGACCAGCAGCGCATGCTGCAGGTGTTGCCGTACTGGCGCGCGTACCTGCAGCACCGCGCCGCCGGCGCCGATGCGGCGGAACTCGCCGAGCTGCGCTGGCTGATCGAAGAGTGGCGCGTGTCGCTGTTCGCGCAGGAGCTGAAGACCGCCGAACCGGTCTCGGCGAAGCGGCTGGCGAAGGCGCTGGCGGCGCTGGGCTGA
- a CDS encoding Dps family protein — protein MAISIGIAKKDREQVAKHLSKLLADTYSLYLKTHSFHWNVTGPQFNSLHTMFETQYNELWLAADEVAERIRTLDVFAPGSYSQFAKLSSIKEEPGVPEWKEMVGQLVEGHEVAAATARDVLKAANAAGDDGTADMVTGRLKEHEKTAWMLRSLLR, from the coding sequence ATGGCCATTTCCATCGGTATCGCCAAAAAAGATCGCGAGCAGGTCGCCAAGCACCTGTCCAAGCTGCTGGCCGACACCTATTCGCTGTACCTGAAGACCCACAGCTTCCACTGGAACGTCACCGGCCCGCAGTTCAACAGCCTGCACACCATGTTCGAGACCCAGTACAACGAACTGTGGCTGGCCGCCGACGAGGTCGCCGAGCGCATCCGCACCCTGGACGTGTTCGCCCCCGGCTCCTACAGCCAGTTCGCCAAGCTCAGCTCGATCAAGGAAGAACCCGGCGTACCGGAGTGGAAGGAGATGGTGGGCCAGCTGGTCGAAGGCCACGAAGTCGCCGCCGCCACCGCCCGCGACGTGCTGAAGGCCGCCAACGCGGCCGGCGACGACGGCACCGCCGACATGGTCACGGGACGCCTGAAGGAGCACGAGAAGACGGCATGGATGCTGCGCTCGCTGCTGCGCTGA